The bacterium genome includes a window with the following:
- a CDS encoding pitrilysin family protein — MRKSLVIILLLLLSISALAQRVLRTELDNGLVIVAAEVHANPTVTIRVYVRTGAVIEGPYQGSGISHYYEHLHGDGSTSYTQEELDAWDESLGGISNAYTSNSHTCYHQTTTVEHFDGMVELMAETLVRQVFTAEAIASQRGIILKEINMNLDQADTRAWYRFSHTMWPGSVTADPVIGYPDLFSAVTEADLRDYYTSRYTPENMVVVVTRRASPRPIPPPTTW; from the coding sequence ATGCGCAAGTCATTGGTCATCATACTGTTACTGCTGCTATCCATCTCCGCGCTCGCCCAGCGCGTCCTGCGCACCGAGCTCGACAACGGCCTGGTCATCGTCGCCGCCGAGGTCCACGCCAACCCCACCGTGACCATCCGGGTCTACGTGCGGACCGGCGCGGTCATCGAGGGCCCCTACCAGGGCTCCGGCATCAGCCACTACTACGAGCACCTCCACGGCGACGGCTCGACGAGCTACACCCAGGAGGAGCTCGACGCCTGGGACGAGTCCCTGGGCGGCATCTCCAACGCCTACACCTCCAACTCCCACACCTGCTACCACCAGACCACCACGGTGGAGCACTTCGACGGCATGGTGGAGCTGATGGCGGAGACGCTGGTGCGCCAGGTGTTCACCGCCGAGGCCATCGCGAGCCAGCGCGGGATAATTTTGAAAGAAATCAACATGAACCTGGACCAGGCCGACACCCGCGCCTGGTACCGCTTTTCCCACACCATGTGGCCCGGCTCCGTGACCGCCGACCCGGTCATCGGCTACCCCGACCTCTTCAGCGCGGTCACCGAGGCCGACCTGCGGGATTACTACACCTCGCGCTACACGCCCGAAAACATGGTGGTCGTCGTGACCCGGCGCGCCTCCCCGAGGCCTATTCCACCGCCTACGACGTGGTGA
- a CDS encoding insulinase family protein, which yields MTGLAEGLADPGELERVKNTQLADYVFDGESLDTRAARLGSDALLGDLEFSAGYVDGCRAVTAEAVRDVARRYFTPENLYVTVVWPTGAGDFDLGLFEEGLGEENLVESGLSAETHGLAASVESKGKMKPGEPDAYFVYQGKAPAAASVWLSPDYPLANTLARDYPDEYAFELGEEGGSGRMRLTTLDNGLRLLVLEDTGVGSAWVGALVDGGYRVEAPEDEGAFHFAMQMLLEGTLSRTGPETMAAIEDRGGSIGSQGLRDCGLLSAHVLAADAPLALEVVTDCLRNAAYPTDRVEAERRRLLDELAREDEEPFTVALREAKRAFFGDHPYSHNQRGTPETMAALTRERLLEYRDLIRRPEGTLIAVAGDVDAREIERVVEGLWDDAPAAGTPLPDYGPPAFPEEDARLALDSDREQTILYWLWPGMRWDGEDRYKMLMLDSVLSGIHLPNGRLHARLRGAGLVYAVHAYPIFGVEPGAFGLYLGTEPGKTAEAIGIVDEELGRIAAEPVGEAELARGRTMLDVSRYAIDLARPSDRLLDAAFYELWGLGYAFEDDFTEEVEGVTAPELQEYARWLFSQPGAFVRYGAE from the coding sequence GTGACCGGCCTCGCCGAAGGGCTCGCGGACCCCGGCGAGCTGGAGCGGGTGAAAAACACCCAGTTGGCGGACTACGTCTTCGACGGGGAAAGCCTGGATACCCGGGCGGCGCGGCTGGGCTCCGACGCCCTCCTGGGCGACCTCGAGTTCTCCGCGGGCTATGTGGACGGCTGCCGCGCGGTGACCGCCGAGGCGGTGCGCGACGTCGCCCGGCGCTACTTCACCCCGGAAAACCTATACGTGACCGTCGTATGGCCCACGGGCGCCGGGGACTTCGACCTGGGGCTCTTCGAGGAGGGCCTGGGCGAGGAAAACCTGGTCGAGAGCGGCCTCTCGGCGGAGACCCACGGCCTCGCGGCGTCGGTGGAATCTAAAGGGAAGATGAAACCCGGCGAGCCGGACGCCTACTTCGTCTACCAGGGGAAGGCCCCGGCGGCGGCTTCGGTCTGGCTCTCCCCCGACTACCCCCTCGCTAACACCCTGGCCCGGGACTATCCCGATGAGTACGCCTTCGAGCTGGGGGAGGAAGGTGGGAGCGGCCGGATGAGGCTCACCACCCTGGACAACGGCCTGCGCCTGTTGGTCCTGGAGGACACGGGCGTGGGCAGCGCCTGGGTGGGGGCCCTGGTGGACGGCGGTTACCGCGTGGAGGCGCCGGAGGACGAGGGCGCCTTCCATTTCGCCATGCAGATGCTCCTGGAGGGGACCCTGTCGCGGACCGGGCCGGAGACGATGGCCGCCATCGAGGACCGCGGCGGGTCCATCGGGAGCCAGGGCCTGCGCGACTGCGGCCTTTTGAGCGCCCACGTCCTGGCCGCCGACGCCCCCCTGGCCCTGGAGGTCGTCACCGACTGCCTGCGCAACGCCGCCTATCCAACGGACCGCGTCGAGGCCGAACGCCGGAGGCTCCTCGACGAGCTGGCCCGGGAGGACGAGGAGCCCTTCACCGTGGCCCTCCGGGAGGCGAAGCGGGCCTTCTTCGGCGACCACCCCTACTCCCACAACCAGCGGGGGACGCCCGAGACCATGGCGGCGCTCACCCGGGAGCGGCTCCTGGAATACCGGGATCTCATCCGGCGGCCCGAGGGCACGCTCATCGCCGTGGCCGGGGACGTGGACGCCCGGGAGATAGAGCGGGTGGTGGAAGGGCTGTGGGATGACGCGCCGGCCGCGGGGACGCCCCTGCCCGACTACGGACCGCCGGCGTTTCCGGAAGAGGACGCGCGCCTCGCGCTCGACTCGGACCGGGAGCAGACGATTCTCTACTGGCTCTGGCCCGGGATGCGCTGGGACGGCGAGGACCGCTACAAGATGCTCATGCTGGACTCGGTGCTCTCGGGGATTCACCTGCCCAATGGGCGGCTGCACGCGAGGCTGCGCGGGGCGGGGCTGGTGTACGCCGTGCACGCCTACCCCATCTTCGGGGTGGAGCCGGGCGCCTTCGGGCTCTACCTGGGCACGGAACCGGGCAAGACCGCCGAGGCGATCGGCATCGTGGACGAGGAGCTTGGGAGAATCGCCGCGGAGCCGGTGGGCGAGGCGGAGCTTGCGCGCGGCCGGACCATGCTCGACGTCAGCCGCTACGCTATAGACCTGGCGCGGCCCTCGGACCGCCTCCTGGACGCCGCCTTCTACGAGCTCTGGGGGTTGGGGTACGCGTTCGAGGATGATTTCACCGAGGAGGTGGAGGGGGTCACGGCGCCGGAGCTCCAGGAGTACGCCCGGTGGCTGTTCTCGCAGCCGGGGGCCTTCGTGCGTTACGGCGCGGAGTAG